The sequence below is a genomic window from Harmonia axyridis chromosome 1, icHarAxyr1.1, whole genome shotgun sequence.
GTCGACATCGAaatattggctcacatcaggtggaaTGTATTCAGAAACGAAAGGTTTTTTTCAAGCTATCCAAGATCAAATAATCTCAACAAGAAACTACTGCAAGCAAAGGATCGAAATATCACTGTCGATCGAAGCTAATATTGATATCCAACGAACGAAACAATCAAACATATAATGATTGGATGTCAAAAGTTTGCAGGTAACGAACATAAAGAAAAACACGATGCAGTAGAAAAGTATCGGCAACCATATTAAGGGTAATTAAATCCGGAAACTTTATTGGAGAATGAACATGTAGGAAATTTATCGACAACCCACAAACACTTCAAACTGTACTTGTTCTAACTGATAAAACAGTTTCTCGcaacagaccagatatattattagtcgataaacatcagaagacagcaatactcatcgataTAGCAATAACAACTTGTGTCAAAactatatcgaaaaaatttcaaaatatagggacttCGATAATCATCGAGATATAAATAAAGCGTCAGTTGGTTTATGATTCCAACAATAACTATTctaattatcatctcaacaactggaataatGCCCAAAAATCCTGagagaaatatcaaggaaaTAGGACTTGTGAATAAGTATATATGTAAGATAAAGCAAAAAGTTGTTCTTTTAGTTACCTACAGGATGGTGAGAAAAATGCAAGGATGCACCGGAAAGGCCTAAGGATCGGCAAGACCGTGTATAAGATGACCAGGGGGCCAACACGGATCAGACACGACCGTTCTCTAACCTTCTAATATTGGTATTGAGTGAATAATCCCTTTATCAGGGAGTGAGAATGCCGTAGCAATGTGTAGGATAAGTCAAATGTTGGGTATATTGTgaatctttttatatttttgcatgaaattggCAGGTGttcatattaattttcaatttttggaaaatagGGTATACTcttaatatattttcttgagATGTATAAgagaatgaacaaaacaatttgaataaaaatcacTTGATGCAAACGAGAGGAGGATGTTATAGGTTTCTTGCATTTTTCCAGGCAAATAAAGAACAAGAAAAATGATGAGAAAATACGAAAATGATTTAACTCAAATGTCATGAATATCtaaaaatgtcatattttgaatcaattttcaatcTCATCATTTTCTCATTATCACTCCATGAAACAGAAGGCGTTCTACATAACTTGACCAGAAAAATTGTTGGTGGTTATGATTGTTCGATAGAAAAATACCCTTTCATTTTATCCATAAGGGAAACTAAGACAATGCAACATTTTTGCGGTGGAACTTTGATAAATCCTTCTTTCGTTCTAACCGCTGGCCACTGTATGGAGCTTCACGAAACCAATCCCCATTTGATAACAGTTCTATCGGGTGCCTCAGAATTCAACAATGGGGGACTTCAAAGGCAACCAGCGAAGTCCATTTACATTCACAGCAACTTCAATCCCAAAGATTTTTCCAATGACATAGCTCTGATTCATTTAGAGGGTGCATTCGATATTAATGATTTGACCAATGTGATCAAACTCCCTGATGTTTCGATTGAAAGTGATTTAACTGAAGTTTGTGAATTGGGTAAAGTGATGGGATGGGGACATAGAGAAAAATGGGTGCCAGAGGAGACTAACTTTAAGTTATCATTCACGTTTGATCCGGTTCTTCAATGTGTGGAGATTCCTCTGTTAACTAGAAGAGTTTGTGCTGCAATAGACCAGGGTTTCTTGGATCAGTCTTTTGCTTGTGCTATGGGATCTGGTAAAGATGCTTGCCAGGGTGACTCAGGTGGGCCACTGCTCTGTGGAGATGTTCAGTACGGAATTGTGTCAAACGGATATGGCTGCGCTGTTAAGGATCAACCAGGATACTATACTAGAGTAGATAGGTTCCTGGTATTTATAGATCATATAACCACGAATATCCCGAAAGTTGTTCCGAGGAAGTATTCTCGTAATCTCAATAGGGGAGAAAATCTATCTTGTTCAATCAATATTATCGTTATATACTTTCTATTCGTTAGATTTTTATaagtataaaattaaatttttcatttatcgaTTTTAAAATTACTTGTGTGGAATCACaaacataatttgaattttttcctaCTAAACAACTGATCTATACGATAACGTCTAGgattatatttcattgaaaattttgacaAATTTATGACTCCAAATATAATCGAAGGGGGGCCtctattcaaaaatattgtatGTAGGGCAATATACTTTTTGAGTGCTTATTCACCAgacagatcgctctatcatttcgtttaagtgtatttttttaattttaagccAGAAATGTACTCAAACGTTAAGTTCGAGTCACTGATTACGAATCCGTGTTTTATTTGGATTATGTTCGTCCGTCCGGCCGTATATACACGTTAACTATTGAATGGAAGGAACTAGAACGTTGATCGAGTAACAAGatccaaaaataataataataataataaatcgtctTTATTTTAATTCGAAAAAGTGTGTATAaacaaataaacaaaatgaTTTATTAGACAAACAAAGCCGAGGCGGAGTTCAGTCTTAGACTACTCTTACACTCAACCCAATCGGTTGTCTTTCCTTAAGAATTCACACAAAAAATATAGCGAATAAgagaaacatgaaaaaaatataaacaagaaattcaatacaaaaaaaataacttatataCTCTAAGAGAGAGATTTTCATATGTCGCTTGAAGTGCTGGTAGGTAAGACTGAAATCATTATGGTCCACATTGTTCAAGAACTTTACCGCATTGTATGAGAAACATCGCCTAATATTTACCGCACTAGTGACAAGCCATCCATATAGAGCAGCACAATAATGAGTCACAAGGAGTCTAAAGATAAACGAATCCTCAACTAACCTCAAATTATGGGAAACTGCAATATTACAAACActctcaaaaaattgacaaaattatATGCTGGAAAGCCACACCCAGATCAACCATATCAAACGAATAACAATATTATAACAAAGAACTTTTGCTATAACATAAACAGTACAAAACTTTAGAACATCCAGCAAATTAGCGGTGTAAATCAAAAAACGAAGTGGCCCAAAATTGACCCCTGTTGAACTCCTGACCAAATAAGCACCAACCCAGACACATAACCATCAACTTCAACCACCTGACTCCTCAAAGACAAACAAGATTCAATTTGCACAACAGCATTTGGAGTAAAACCGTAAAATTTAACCTTTGCACACAACAAACTAATTCTGTCAAAAGACtttcgaaaatttaatgaaattaaaacTGAGACGAgtttttatccaaattatgAAAGATTACAGTTAAAGTAGCCAGAGCAGTTGAAGTACCGCAGGTCTGCCTGGTAGTCAGGTGATAGATAGTTAACagaaaaatatgaatacatCTGGTCCGAAAGCACCCTCTCAAAAACTTTAGAAAGAGCCAGCAAGATGCTTAATATTCGCAGATTAGAGAAATTGTTAACATTCTTCGTCTAGGTAAAGGCCGAACAACTGCACACTTCCAAGCTGCAGGAAAAGAACCCGACAGAATACAGCTATTGAACAATGTATGGAACAGTAACCGGTGCAGAGCATCTGAGCATCTTTACAGAAATACCATCAGAGCCAACAGCATCTGAGCTGATATTCCATCTATAATGAGTGATAGATGCATGTTATTTGGTATTCATACAAAAATATTGAGATCAGTTGGAGGTAAATAGTAGTAATCTACTATTGTATTTTCTACGCAGAATAAGTTCAGTTTTCCTTTATATTTTGACCACTCTTTTATCTGTATATTCGATCCATTCCACTTGTTAGATTTATCCATTCATTGATGGGATCCTACTAATTTGTTATCGAATGATACGTTGAAAAACAAATTCTAGCATTTTTAAGTGAAATTGCAATAGATAtacttttcaataccaattattgttttcaaattattaataCAAGAATATCGATAAGATTAATAACAGAGAATTGAGCTTAAAACCTAAAGAACCATCTTCCATGTCGTCAACTTCATGTCTAATATTTCTATAGTAACTCACTTGTCCACTTAAACATTCTTTGATGAAATTCAACACTCTGTCTATTCTTGTATAATAACCAGGTGTATCATGAAGGAAATGACAAGTATATCCCTTGGAAACAACGCCGTACTGCACGTTATTACAGAACAATGGTCCACCACTGTCACCTTGGCACAGGTTTTCCCACGTCGGCACCATGGTACAAAACGTATTGGGGCGCAAATGTAGTCCTGCCCTCGCGTTTTGACATTGCTGATCCGATAAAACCGGAAGATTGATCACGCATTGCATTACGGGTATGTGGGAGATGGAACCGTTTTCAAAATGTTCAACTTTGGTTTTGTTATGCCATCCCCAACCAATTATGATTCCCTCAGGACATACTGTGGATAAATCTTCGTGTATAACATGATTTGGGATGGTGATCGGCTTCACTAATTCGGTAATGACAAAATTATGTTCCAGACAAATCATGGCTATGTCATTATCGTGGTTATTCTCGTCGAATTCTGGAtgaatgataattttattgACTCTTATTCTCTGTATGCCAAGTTCATTGAATTGGGATATTCCAGCAATGACAGTGAAGAGTCTTGGTTCATCAGCATGCGGTGCCACGCAATGACCTGCAGTCATGACCCAATTTGGTCTGATTAATGTCCCAGCACAAAAATGAGATAAAGTTTTGAGTCTTCTCAGTGACACCATAAATGGGTATTTTTCGGCATCGCAGTTGTGACCACCTACTATTTTTCCTGGTGCTCCTGGAATGGTCCAAGGAGATGTCACTGGGCTTGTAGATTTCACTGTTGTTTTGATGAAACTATGAACTGTCGAAACACgtttatttatatttgaaacttccgaaatatttttcaattcaaatgtgGACAGATATAAAAGgatgatgaaaaattcaagaaacattCTGAACACATATCAATGATTTAGTCACTATCGTTTGAACCATGACAATTATATTACTATCATATTGACATCTGTTATATCAGTTGCAGTCATAGAGTAATAGACATGTTTATTACTATGAGGTAGAAGTAACATCAAATCCCAGCAAGCACA
It includes:
- the LOC123670638 gene encoding trypsin-like, whose product is MSYFESIFNLIIFSLSLHETEGVLHNLTRKIVGGYDCSIEKYPFILSIRETKTMQHFCGGTLINPSFVLTAGHCMELHETNPHLITVLSGASEFNNGGLQRQPAKSIYIHSNFNPKDFSNDIALIHLEGAFDINDLTNVIKLPDVSIESDLTEVCELGKVMGWGHREKWVPEETNFKLSFTFDPVLQCVEIPLLTRRVCAAIDQGFLDQSFACAMGSGKDACQGDSGGPLLCGDVQYGIVSNGYGCAVKDQPGYYTRVDRFLVFIDHITTNIPKVVPRKYSRNLNRGENLSCSINIIVIYFLFVRFL
- the LOC123681608 gene encoding trypsin-like, giving the protein MFLEFFIILLYLSTFELKNISEVSNINKRVSTVHSFIKTTVKSTSPVTSPWTIPGAPGKIVGGHNCDAEKYPFMVSLRRLKTLSHFCAGTLIRPNWVMTAGHCVAPHADEPRLFTVIAGISQFNELGIQRIRVNKIIIHPEFDENNHDNDIAMICLEHNFVITELVKPITIPNHVIHEDLSTVCPEGIIIGWGWHNKTKVEHFENGSISHIPVMQCVINLPVLSDQQCQNARAGLHLRPNTFCTMVPTWENLCQGDSGGPLFCNNVQYGVVSKGYTCHFLHDTPGYYTRIDRVLNFIKECLSGQVSYYRNIRHEVDDMEDGSLGFKLNSLLLILSIFLY